ATCGGGTGGCCGACGGTACGACGGTTTCTCTGTCGGGGGCCGGCGCAAGCGGTCGTTTGAACGCCGAGACCGACGGAACGTCACAGGCCTACCGTACCGACCGATTTTTCACGGCCGGATCGGCCTTTCAATTCACCGAGATCGCCCTCGACACATCCGGAGGTTATACAATCTTCCGTAACGGAGAGCTGACAGGCTTGCGAGCCTACAAGCTCGAATGGAAACAGAAATTCACGACGACCATTGAAGGCAGGACTTCTTACACGCATATCCGCTCCGCACACGGGCTGGACGGGCAATATAACCAGTTCTACGGCTGGTGGAAGGGTCCGCCGTCCAGCGATATCGGTAACGAATGGAATGTCGTCGTTGACTGGCGTCCGTTTGCTCAATTCGTGCTTACCGCAAAGGCGGCCATCTTTCTGCCGGGGCGTGGCTATCGTTTTTTACAAGATGCCGAGCATGGCAGCGCGATCCGGGAGTATTCGATCTATTTATTGCAGCGGTTTTGAGTATGGACGATAGTAAGAGCGCACTTGTTGTCATTGACGCTCAAAGAGATTTTCTCGATGAAGAAGGGCCCTATGCGCGACGTCATAAGGGAATAGCTTCCATGCGACATACTGCCATGCGTATTGCGATGCTCTTAAAGCAGCCTCCCGTCCCTGTCGTTGCCGTCATCGCTCATTACCGACCGGATCAGTTCGCAGAGGGTCTTTCTCTTTGCATTCGAGACACATCCGGCGTTGAGCCCGCACTGGAATTACCGAAAGATCTGCCGACCTTTGTGAAACATGAGCACAGCGCCTTCAGTTCGGCTCCGTTTTTACAGTATCTGGCCGATCAACAGATCAAGCGCCTCTTTCTCGCTGGATTCTTGATAGAATACTGTGTTCGGGCCACGGCACTTGATGCATTAGCGGCCGGATTTGCTGTTGTCATCGTTGAGGATCTGGTCGATACTGCCGATGACGTTCAGCAAAGAAAAGAGAAGACAATCACTGAGTTGCGAGGGGCGGGAATAGCGAGCTGTATATCGATCGATGTACCGGTGGCCAGCTTATGAACATATCAATCCGACCGATGGTTTCCATTCTACTATATGTATTGCTCTCTCCTTTTCTCGCATCATGCATGTCAGGCCTTGAAAGAGATGTGAGGGTCCGCTTCAAGCAGTACTCGCCGGGCATGACCTCCCTGATTGAAGAAGCTCAGAGAAGAGTTCAGGCCGAGCCCAGCCGAATTAAACTGCAAACAGTGCGCAACAGATTCCTCTCAATCACGGCTGAAGATCATGGCCGACAGATCTGCGCCGTAGTGTCGTATTATCTACTGTTGAAGTACAGCGATGCCGATCTACCGGACTTCCCCGACTTCTATTTGCGTGCCATTGATGAGGGCATTATTTCAGAGACGAAATCAAAAGATTTTCCGCCCGGTTTTGCTCTCCTGGCTGGTCCCGATGCAGCAGCAAGGCTTGTAGAGCGTTACAGGGTGAAGGGCCATCCTGTTAACCTGCAACGGTCAGAAGAACCTGACCGATTTGATGCCTTGCTCTCAAGCCGAAGCAAGTATGCCGTGTTCGGTCGCGTCGATGAGAACTATGACGGGCACTATTTTCTCGTTTACGTTGACGACGAAGGAATGCTTCGCTATGCCGATGCCTTGAATACCCACAAATTCGGAACTGTCGTGGAAGAGCGGCCAAGAACCGTAGCATTCCTCGATATCAATGAGCCCTCGCCCGAAGACGAAGGCCCTTGATGATAACGATGCAGATTATCGCGAATACTTCGCCGTGATCGAGCCTTCGGCAAGCTTCATCTGATTGATCATAAATCCGACAAGGGCCGGAGAGGCATTGCCGTCCAGTGGCAGTTTATCGCTTAATGCGAAGACTCTGAGGATGTAGCGGTGCTCTCCATGACCGACAGGAGGGCAGGCTCCGGCAAACGCTGCGGCGCCTCCGTCATTCCGGGCCATGGTAGCGCCGGGTGGCAGCGTGCTCGCATTCTTGCCTGCGTCGGCCTTGAGAGACGTCACCGAAGCGGGAATATTGAAGACGACCCAGTGCCAGAAGCCGCTGCCTGTCGGAGCATCGGGATCGTAGATGGAGACGGCATAGAACTTCGTATCGGCCGGCGCTCCGTTCCATTGCACGTCGGGCGAGATGTTCTTGCCCGTGCATCCGAAGGTATTCGCAACCTGATCGTCGGCGAGTCGCTGGCCTTGTTTGAAGGCCTGGCTGCTTACGGTTAACGCCGGAACGGATCGCTCGGCCGGAGCGGAGGCACAGGCTTGCAGAATAAAAGCGGCGGCCGTTACGGCAAGCCAGGTCGCTACGGTATGAGACCTCTTTGCTGATCGCAAGAGGCGCAGTGTGTTCAGGGATTGCATGACAGGAAAGAAGCGACGGAGCCCGAAACGGCAAGGGTTTTTCGAGCTCTCTCGTTTGTTGAGTCGATCACTGCATATCAATAGGCGCTTGCGGCATCGAGCAGCTTCAACGCCTCTGCATCGAGCTTTACGTCCAGAGCGGCGATAAGAGCGTCGAGTTGCTCCGTCGTCGTCGCACTGACGATAGGCGCCGTTACGGCCGGGCGACTGAGCAGCCAGGCGAGTGCGATCTGCGCCGGAGTCGCATGAACGTTAGCCGCCACCGTATCAAGCGCACCCAGAATGCGAAGCCCGCGATCGTTCATGTACTTTTTCATGCCTCCGCCACGGGCGCTTTTCGAGAAATCCGCCTCGGAGCGATACTTGCCCGTAAGAAATCCCGCCGCCAGAGAGAAATAGGGGATGACTGCCAGCCCCTGCTCTTTGCTGACTGCGGCAAGGTCGGTCTCGAAGTCCTGCCGTTCATAGAGATTATAATGCGGCTGTAACGTCTGGAATACGGCGTAGTTCTTAGATTTCGCAATTCCCTGAGCCTCACGCAGGCGGGCGCCTGAATAGTTCGAAGCACCGATGGCCTTTACCTTGCCCGCCTTCACAAGCGAATCAAATGCTTCGAGCGATTCCTCAAGAGGCGTCGCCGGATCATCCTGATGCGCCTGATAGAGATC
This region of Leptonema illini DSM 21528 genomic DNA includes:
- a CDS encoding cysteine hydrolase family protein; its protein translation is MDDSKSALVVIDAQRDFLDEEGPYARRHKGIASMRHTAMRIAMLLKQPPVPVVAVIAHYRPDQFAEGLSLCIRDTSGVEPALELPKDLPTFVKHEHSAFSSAPFLQYLADQQIKRLFLAGFLIEYCVRATALDALAAGFAVVIVEDLVDTADDVQQRKEKTITELRGAGIASCISIDVPVASL
- a CDS encoding YbhB/YbcL family Raf kinase inhibitor-like protein translates to MQSLNTLRLLRSAKRSHTVATWLAVTAAAFILQACASAPAERSVPALTVSSQAFKQGQRLADDQVANTFGCTGKNISPDVQWNGAPADTKFYAVSIYDPDAPTGSGFWHWVVFNIPASVTSLKADAGKNASTLPPGATMARNDGGAAAFAGACPPVGHGEHRYILRVFALSDKLPLDGNASPALVGFMINQMKLAEGSITAKYSR
- a CDS encoding aldo/keto reductase; the protein is MQRPLFENTNITPIVFGCNVFGWTIDEAQSFRMLDHLVDRGLNCIDTADTYARWIGKPGISESIIGRWLKQSGKREKLVIATKVGMEMAPDRKGLSKKHILASVDESLQRLQIDCIDLYQAHQDDPATPLEESLEAFDSLVKAGKVKAIGASNYSGARLREAQGIAKSKNYAVFQTLQPHYNLYERQDFETDLAAVSKEQGLAVIPYFSLAAGFLTGKYRSEADFSKSARGGGMKKYMNDRGLRILGALDTVAANVHATPAQIALAWLLSRPAVTAPIVSATTTEQLDALIAALDVKLDAEALKLLDAASAY